In Cloacibacillus sp., the genomic stretch AAGCCGGAGGAGAGGGCGCCAAGGAACATGAGCGAGGCCCATGTCTGCCAGGATATGTGCGCTGTGACGGAAAAGTCCGTGCCTGCCGCGAATGTGGTGACGGCGGCGTAGAGCAGAGCGAAGTTCATCTCCCAGAAGATGGCGAAGGCGGGCGTTATTTCGGCGCGCAGGTATTTGCGCGAGAGCACTAAAAAGACGGCCCAGTTGAGCACGGAAAAGAGCATCACGTAGTCGCCGATCGTGCCAAAGGAGCCGGTCTCCGCCGTTTCCTTCACCGTTCCCATGGCAAGCACCAAGAGCACTCCGGCTGTTGATATGACGATTCCGGCAGCTCCGGTGAGCGAGAGTTTTTCCTTTAAGAAGAGCCAGCCAAGCAGCGCCACCATCGCGGGGGAGGCTACCATCATCCAGTTTGAGTTGCCCGCGCCCGCCGTCTGCATCCCGAAGGCCTGTATGCCCTGATGGAAGAATATGCCCTGAAAGCCTATGAAGGCGAGCACCATAAATTCATATTTTGTGGGCAGGCGCAGACTGCCTTCGTACCAGCAGCCGACGGCGAGCACCGGCACTGCGAATACGAAGCGCAAAAATAGGATGAGGGAGGGAGAGGCCTCGGCCAGCGCGTATTTCGTGGCGGCGAAGCTGCCGCCCCATATTATGACGGCGCACAATATACTTGCGTAATCAAAAGCGCAGCACGCGCGCGCAGATGCCGCCGTATTTTCCTGAAGTTTTTGACGCATTGAAAAGCCCCGTTCCTCTGTCATTTTTCAATTTTCTAAAAAGCTGTCTATATATCTTGCCACAAACGCAGGCGGCGCGCAACGCGCCGATGTCGAAGCGACAGCCTGCCGCGCCGCAAAGAGAGGCCGCCGCAAAAGGCCTTTCCGTCAGGCGCTGGCTGCTCCAAGACCCGCCGTAAGTGCGATGGCTGTAGTGCCTGCCCAATAGAAGCCGTTTTTGCCGGCGGCGCAGGCAAGAGCGGGCTATCTCAAGGAGGCGGGGTCTGCGCCGTCGGCGCAATGACGGAAACAGATTGTGCGCGGGTTTTTTCAAAACGGGCAAGTTCGTCCGGCCTGTTTATGTTTAAAAAGGAGCGGCGGAAGTTTTGGCAGGCGGCGTAAAGCGCCTCTTCGCTCACCTTTTTGAGCGCCGCTTCAGCGTAGAAACATTTTATCTTTTTATCGCCACAATGCAGCCCGGCCTCCGCAAGCGGCAGGCATGACCTGTGATAAAAGGCGTGCAGTGGCTCTATGTAGCCGTTTACTTCGGCCGCTACGACCTGACTTCCGGGCGTGCGGTTTGCCGCCATGACCGCCACAGCCGCCGGTTCAATGGCCGGCATGTCGCAGCCGCAGAGAAAGCCCCATTCGCCGCGCATCTCAGAAAGCCCGCGGCAGAGGCCCTCAAGCGGGCCTCTGCCGGCTGCCCTGTCCTCTACCACGCGAAAATCAAATTTTGCAGAGAGCGCGGAAAGCACCTCCGCCGCAAGCTCCGCCTCGCCGGGCGCGGCAAGCAGCAGCGTTTCGGAAAATAGCGAAGCGGTGCGTTCCAGCACAAGCTCCGCAAGGTATAGGCCGCCCGTCTTCAAAAAGAGTTTGTTTCGGCCGCCCATTCTGCTTCCCGCGCCTCCTGCAAGCAAAAGCAGCGAGGCGTCGGCGAATCTTCCGGTCATTTTCCCTTTCTCAGTTTCACGCTGTTGACCTTAAAGGCCGGAGTCTCTGAGGTTGGGTCAAGCGCCGCCGCCGTTATCTGGTTGGTCGGCGACTCCGCGAAGTGGAACGGTATGAATACCATGCCCTCCGGCACTTTGCGCGTCACGGAGGCGCGCCCAGTGACTGCGCCGCGCCTTGACTCCGCTGTGATGAAGTCGCCCTCTTCTGCGCCCAGCTCTGCCGCGTCCGCCGGGTTTATCTCTATATAGAGTTCGTTTTGCTTAAGCGCCGCCGCGCTTCGGCGCGTCATCGAGCCTGAATGATAATGGAAGAGCGTGCGTCCGGTGGAGGCAATGAAAGGATATTCCGCATCGGGCCATTCGTGCGGGCGCTCCCATTCGCAGGGCAGAAACAGAGTTTTCCCGCCGGGACGGGCGAACCTCTCCGTGTGCAGTATCGGCGTGCCCGGGTGGGATTCATCGGGGCACGGCCACTGTATAAAGCCCTTTTCAAGCCGCGCGTAGTTCATTCCAGCGTAGGCGGGGACGAACCGTCTTATCTCCTCAAAGATTTCCTCGGGGCTTTCGTATTTCCAGTCGTATCCAAGCCGGCGCGCCAGCTCTACGAAGGTGCGCCAGTCGTCGCGCGCCTCGCCGGGCGCGTCGCAGGCCTTTCTCAGAAGCTGCGCCGCGCGTATCGTGTTGGTGCAGGTGCCGCGTTTTTCTGGCCAGCAGGCGGCGGGCAGCACAACGTCCGCAAGGGCCGCCGTCTCCGTCAGGAAGATGTCCTGCACTACGAGGAAGTCAAGCGCGGCAAGCGCCGCCTCCGTGTGTTTTGCGTCCGCGTCCGTCACTGCCGGGTTTTCCCCCATGATGAAGAGCGCGCGCAGTTCGCCGTGCGCCGCCGCCTCCATCATCGGAGCTACGGAAAGCCCCTGTTTCTGCGGCAGCTCGCAGCCCCACACCTCGCGCACCTTCTGCGCGCCCTCGGGAGATGAGGCTTTGATGTATCCGGGCAGTGTCAGCGGCAGGCATCCCATGTCGCAGGCGCCCTGCACGTTGCCCTGGCCGCGCAGCGGGTTCACTCCCGTGCCGGGGCGTCCCAGATTGCCGCAGAGCATGGCAAGGTCGCAGAGGCACCTTACGTTGTTTGTGCCGCTTGTGTGCTGCGTTATGCCCATCGTGTAGAAGATGGCGGCGTTCGGCGCTTTTCCGTAGGCGCGCGCCGCGTTCCGTATCGTCTCCGCGGGCACGCCCGTTATCTCAGCGGCGGCCTCAGGCGTGTATTTTGCCGTCACAGCTTGAAGCGCCTCAAAGCCCTCCGAGCGTTCTGCTATAAATTTTTCGTCTAAAAGCCCCTCTTCAATAATGACGTTCATCATCGCGTTAAGCAGCGCCGTATCCGTGCCGCAGCGCTGGTGCACCGCCACCGTGGCTATCGTGGCAAGTTCGATGTTCCGCGGGTCGCAGACGATGAGCGCCGCGCCCTGGCGCACGCGCTCCTTTATCATCGCCCCGATGACGGGGTGCGTCTCCGTCGTGTTTGACCCAATGACCATGATGGCGTCGGCAGATTTTATAGATTCAAAGTCGTTTGTCATAGCTCCGCTTCCGAAGGCCTCACCGAGGCCCGCAACAGTGGCGGAGTGTCAGAGGTGCGCGCAGTGGTCGACGTTGTTGGTGCCCATCACCTCGCGCGCGAAACGCTGCATCAGATAGTTGTCCTCGTTGGTGCAGCGCGCCGAGGCGAAAAAGCCAACGCTCCCTCTGTTGCGCGCAAGGCCGCGCGCCGTGAGGTCAAGCGCCTCGTCCCACGAAGCCTCGCGAAAGAGGCCGTTTTCTTTGACGAGCGGCGTGGTCAGGCGTTCTGTGGAATTTACGAAGCCCCAGGCATAGCGCCCCTTTACGCAGCTTCGCCCCTTGTTTACAGAATCAAAGTTGGCGTGGTCGGTAGTGACGTTCGCAAGGCGTCCCGTTTTCTTGTTCACCTCGGCTATCAGCTCGCAGCCGACGCCGCAGTATGGGCATACCGTGCGCACGCGTTCCAGCTCCCACGAGCGGCCGCCGCACATTGCGGGCTTGTCCGCAAGCGCCCCGACGGGGCAAATCGCCACGCACTGGCCGCAGAACTTGCAGTCAGACTCCTCCAGACCGAAGTCCCCCGGCCCCTGTACCGAGGTGCCGATGCCGCGCCCCAGAAAATCTATCGAGCGGTACTGCGCGCCCCTGTCGCAGACGCGGATGCAGCGCCCGCACAGCACGCACTTGTCAGTGTCGCGTATGAAAAACGGATTTTCGTCTTCTATATTATGCACGCGCGCCGCGGGATGTTCCGCAAAGCCGGAGCTTTCCACGCCTAGCTCGTAGGCTGCGTCCTGCAAAGCGCAGCGCCCGTTTGACGTGCACGAAAAACA encodes the following:
- a CDS encoding molybdenum cofactor guanylyltransferase, which produces MTGRFADASLLLLAGGAGSRMGGRNKLFLKTGGLYLAELVLERTASLFSETLLLAAPGEAELAAEVLSALSAKFDFRVVEDRAAGRGPLEGLCRGLSEMRGEWGFLCGCDMPAIEPAAVAVMAANRTPGSQVVAAEVNGYIEPLHAFYHRSCLPLAEAGLHCGDKKIKCFYAEAALKKVSEEALYAACQNFRRSFLNINRPDELARFEKTRAQSVSVIAPTAQTPPP
- a CDS encoding DMT family transporter is translated as MRQKLQENTAASARACCAFDYASILCAVIIWGGSFAATKYALAEASPSLILFLRFVFAVPVLAVGCWYEGSLRLPTKYEFMVLAFIGFQGIFFHQGIQAFGMQTAGAGNSNWMMVASPAMVALLGWLFLKEKLSLTGAAGIVISTAGVLLVLAMGTVKETAETGSFGTIGDYVMLFSVLNWAVFLVLSRKYLRAEITPAFAIFWEMNFALLYAAVTTFAAGTDFSVTAHISWQTWASLMFLGALSSGFAYLLWYRALSAMPVARLIVFQFLQPVAGMIISYLLIGERYTPWLALGAALIMSGIWLVNRRGN
- the fdhF gene encoding formate dehydrogenase subunit alpha, with translation MNNMGKAVINGKSVEFTEGMTILTAARAAGIYIPSLCDHPALEVSGACRICLVEVENSPKLMAACSTPITEGMVIRSESEKAVETRRGVVELMLLRHPLECFSCTSNGRCALQDAAYELGVESSGFAEHPAARVHNIEDENPFFIRDTDKCVLCGRCIRVCDRGAQYRSIDFLGRGIGTSVQGPGDFGLEESDCKFCGQCVAICPVGALADKPAMCGGRSWELERVRTVCPYCGVGCELIAEVNKKTGRLANVTTDHANFDSVNKGRSCVKGRYAWGFVNSTERLTTPLVKENGLFREASWDEALDLTARGLARNRGSVGFFASARCTNEDNYLMQRFAREVMGTNNVDHCAHLUHSATVAGLGEAFGSGAMTNDFESIKSADAIMVIGSNTTETHPVIGAMIKERVRQGAALIVCDPRNIELATIATVAVHQRCGTDTALLNAMMNVIIEEGLLDEKFIAERSEGFEALQAVTAKYTPEAAAEITGVPAETIRNAARAYGKAPNAAIFYTMGITQHTSGTNNVRCLCDLAMLCGNLGRPGTGVNPLRGQGNVQGACDMGCLPLTLPGYIKASSPEGAQKVREVWGCELPQKQGLSVAPMMEAAAHGELRALFIMGENPAVTDADAKHTEAALAALDFLVVQDIFLTETAALADVVLPAACWPEKRGTCTNTIRAAQLLRKACDAPGEARDDWRTFVELARRLGYDWKYESPEEIFEEIRRFVPAYAGMNYARLEKGFIQWPCPDESHPGTPILHTERFARPGGKTLFLPCEWERPHEWPDAEYPFIASTGRTLFHYHSGSMTRRSAAALKQNELYIEINPADAAELGAEEGDFITAESRRGAVTGRASVTRKVPEGMVFIPFHFAESPTNQITAAALDPTSETPAFKVNSVKLRKGK